The proteins below are encoded in one region of Limnochorda pilosa:
- a CDS encoding ABC transporter ATP-binding protein translates to MQEERTGVLLEHVTKVFGTTEALRDLSLTFPAGRVSSVLGPNGAGKTTTIQMIVGLLKPTAGRVRVFGLDPARHGLQIRALTGLVMQQTALDLYLTGWENLELQASLYGLKGVHRKRRVEELLAWSGLEGDADRLTRTYSGGMRRRLDLAISLLHRPRILILDEPTTGLDVQTRHQLWSMIRELREMGTTVILTTHYLEEADQLSDQIAVLRNGGLVAQGTPLELKERLGSDMYRLTVRLRGEAGREILNLKPQQFEGDQAVWHGPSRELYGLLNTVVHRWGADIVEARVSQPSLDEIFLKILNDEKFQKSTAFGGE, encoded by the coding sequence ATGCAGGAGGAGCGCACAGGAGTACTGCTTGAGCATGTAACGAAGGTATTTGGTACGACAGAGGCGCTGCGGGATCTCAGTCTGACATTTCCCGCGGGCCGAGTGTCCAGCGTCCTCGGCCCCAATGGGGCCGGGAAGACCACCACGATTCAGATGATTGTGGGACTGTTGAAACCGACCGCCGGGAGGGTGCGGGTCTTTGGCCTTGACCCGGCGCGCCACGGGTTGCAGATCCGTGCCCTCACGGGACTGGTCATGCAGCAAACAGCCCTCGATCTGTATCTTACGGGATGGGAAAACCTGGAGCTTCAGGCAAGCTTGTACGGGCTCAAGGGCGTCCACAGGAAGCGTCGCGTCGAGGAACTGCTTGCGTGGTCGGGCCTGGAGGGTGACGCGGACCGGCTCACGCGTACCTATTCAGGGGGGATGCGGAGAAGGTTGGATCTGGCTATCAGCCTGTTGCACCGCCCGCGCATCTTGATATTGGACGAGCCTACGACCGGGCTCGACGTCCAGACACGCCACCAGCTCTGGTCCATGATCCGTGAGCTGAGGGAGATGGGTACCACCGTGATCCTAACCACGCATTACCTCGAGGAGGCCGACCAACTCTCGGATCAGATCGCTGTTCTGCGAAATGGTGGACTGGTTGCCCAGGGCACACCGTTGGAACTGAAAGAACGGCTGGGTTCCGACATGTACCGGCTTACGGTGCGACTCCGGGGAGAGGCCGGCCGAGAGATCTTGAATCTGAAACCTCAACAGTTCGAGGGTGACCAGGCTGTCTGGCACGGTCCATCGCGGGAACTCTACGGCCTATTGAATACCGTCGTCCATCGATGGGGCGCGGACATTGTGGAGGCGCGTGTTTCGCAGCCCAGCCTGGATGAGATCTTCCTGAAGATCCTCAACGACGAAAAGTTCCAGAAGTCTACCGCGTTCGGAGGTGAGTGA
- a CDS encoding 6-phosphofructokinase gives MRRDQRFHRRRRAERDGRLRGGVRGIRKAFEGALAHDVDEHPIPLGWAEIVGLRSRPSAILASSRFNPFSEEGRSRNHPQALLESLRRIGVDALLVTGGNDTTKCAMGLADMGFPVVAAPKSIDDDVSGTDTMLGFKTRSTGVRAT, from the coding sequence CTGCGCCGGGATCAACGCTTTCATCGCCGCCGCCGTGCGGAGAGGGATGGAAGGCTGCGGGGCGGAGTTCGTGGCATCCGGAAGGCCTTCGAGGGGGCCCTTGCCCATGATGTCGACGAACACCCGATCCCTTTGGGGTGGGCGGAGATCGTCGGGCTTCGGAGCAGGCCCAGTGCCATCCTCGCTTCTTCGCGCTTCAACCCGTTTTCCGAGGAAGGCCGGAGCCGGAACCACCCGCAGGCGTTGCTGGAGAGCCTGAGAAGGATCGGCGTGGACGCCCTCCTGGTCACAGGGGGCAACGACACGACCAAGTGCGCCATGGGCCTGGCGGACATGGGTTTCCCGGTCGTAGCCGCTCCCAAGAGCATTGACGATGATGTCTCCGGTACGGATACCATGCTCGGGTTCAAGACGAGATCTACCGGCGTCAGGGCTACGTGA
- a CDS encoding tetratricopeptide repeat protein, translating into MQAKVRVITRALVGTTLAFLLTSAPIAQAYESLDQVLLRDPVSEETFEALRERVAELDRTFNVFARRESQVYFDFAYAQLYRGDLAGAKSTFERGLRLHPSNFDGQIRLAELEVRSGRPQPALERLQFVASRSTDEDQRAYARQLIETHDLEAQRTTLVLPDRFDHRLLMVPIDLVPEALLEAVRSRIEQEFRIRVEIVDGIPLPETLPSRDFLDRLLTEVVAHIEESNSPDELAWFYTFLGLPASGPRTREERERVVLALLNAQEDGAAIWRDWRWRYTVAVDGKALLDHLRSELQAELEEPKTLGVLAITAHDVYNGESGPLFALTPKGAGVIPYVRFFRPQDSYETGLHRTIVQSLSSVVMILGVERATVQHCASAYANSYEEFDQKQDRLCAETLERLIEKYASF; encoded by the coding sequence GTGCAGGCAAAGGTCAGGGTCATCACGAGAGCCCTCGTCGGTACGACCCTTGCGTTCCTGCTGACGTCCGCCCCGATCGCCCAGGCCTACGAATCGCTCGACCAGGTGCTGCTACGGGACCCGGTTTCGGAGGAGACGTTCGAGGCACTGCGGGAACGGGTGGCGGAGCTGGACCGGACCTTCAACGTCTTCGCCCGCCGCGAGTCCCAGGTCTACTTCGACTTCGCCTATGCCCAGCTGTACCGGGGGGATCTGGCCGGGGCCAAGAGCACCTTCGAGAGGGGACTCCGCCTGCACCCTTCGAACTTCGACGGTCAGATCCGCCTGGCCGAGCTGGAGGTTCGCTCGGGCCGGCCGCAACCGGCCCTGGAGAGGCTGCAGTTCGTGGCATCCAGGTCCACCGACGAGGACCAGCGGGCGTATGCCCGGCAGCTCATCGAGACCCACGACCTGGAGGCTCAGCGGACGACGCTCGTCCTGCCCGACCGTTTCGACCACAGGCTCCTGATGGTTCCCATCGACCTTGTTCCCGAAGCCCTCCTGGAAGCCGTCCGTTCACGGATCGAGCAGGAGTTCCGAATCCGTGTGGAGATCGTGGACGGGATCCCCCTCCCGGAAACCCTCCCGAGCCGAGACTTCCTCGACCGCCTCCTCACCGAGGTGGTGGCCCATATCGAGGAGAGCAACTCCCCTGACGAGCTGGCATGGTTCTACACTTTTCTCGGCCTTCCGGCTTCGGGTCCTCGGACTCGCGAGGAGCGAGAACGGGTCGTGCTCGCCCTTCTGAACGCCCAGGAAGACGGCGCGGCGATCTGGCGGGACTGGCGGTGGCGATACACGGTCGCAGTGGACGGCAAGGCCCTCCTGGACCACCTCCGGAGCGAACTGCAGGCAGAACTGGAGGAGCCCAAGACCCTCGGCGTCCTGGCCATCACCGCCCACGACGTCTATAACGGCGAGTCGGGCCCGCTCTTCGCGCTGACCCCGAAGGGGGCCGGGGTGATACCGTACGTACGGTTCTTCAGACCACAGGACTCCTACGAGACCGGCCTCCACCGCACCATCGTCCAATCCCTCTCCTCGGTGGTGATGATCCTGGGCGTGGAGCGGGCCACGGTGCAGCACTGCGCCAGTGCGTACGCCAACTCCTACGAGGAGTTCGATCAGAAGCAGGACAGGCTGTGCGCCGAGACATTGGAGCGCCTCATCGAGAAGTACGCTTCGTTCTGA
- a CDS encoding S41 family peptidase, which produces MAHPLTRRRAFLKLLGAALLLRLLAGAPAARAAEPWFSSEQMQVDLRFLIRTLQEVHPALAKLEQRAAFEAKAQEALQGLPPFMSRGDFAFVAARVLQALPDPDAHTMMGYSSDGLVLSVRFRWTSDGLVVVQAEPDAPLRTGDAVVRMGGFTPPRLLEQLRPFIPAENDGWIRARGESLIHRVFVLRNLGAVAEDGSVEVVVRRPAATAADEPSEPGATPAPEVEEEISIRLVGSAALAALTPEEPQRPWFGWRIEPEHSLGLFWLDRCEDTPGYRSAVDAFFEAVHSSGVQKVAIDVRRNGGGNSAVMDAFLKYVPADAVRTYGGEIRFSAQADEQRGYTLVTRLAHWFSRLGSQTVRTPRPPRPELTFAGDLYVLTSEHTFSSAVWIATVLSDNGLATVVGEPTGGAPSGYGDILSFTLPESGLRFTVSHKRWIRPNPERDPANSLVPDHLVPTTVEDIRLQRDPQLEWVRAAGI; this is translated from the coding sequence ATGGCACACCCGCTCACGCGCCGTCGCGCGTTCCTGAAGCTCCTGGGCGCCGCCCTACTGTTGCGGCTGCTGGCGGGCGCACCTGCAGCACGCGCCGCCGAGCCCTGGTTTTCTTCAGAGCAGATGCAGGTAGACCTGCGCTTCCTCATCCGTACCCTGCAAGAGGTGCACCCGGCCCTGGCCAAGCTTGAGCAGCGAGCGGCCTTCGAAGCGAAGGCGCAAGAGGCCCTGCAGGGGCTGCCGCCCTTCATGTCGCGGGGCGACTTCGCCTTCGTGGCGGCCCGCGTACTGCAGGCCCTGCCAGATCCCGACGCGCACACGATGATGGGGTACTCCTCCGACGGGCTCGTACTATCGGTCCGGTTTCGCTGGACTAGCGACGGGCTCGTGGTGGTCCAGGCCGAGCCCGACGCGCCCCTTCGAACCGGTGACGCCGTCGTGCGCATGGGAGGCTTTACGCCCCCGCGGCTGCTGGAGCAGCTCCGCCCCTTCATCCCGGCTGAGAACGACGGCTGGATTCGCGCCCGAGGCGAGAGCCTGATCCACCGTGTGTTCGTGCTCAGGAACTTAGGCGCTGTCGCCGAAGACGGATCCGTGGAGGTGGTCGTCCGAAGGCCTGCCGCCACGGCTGCCGACGAACCGTCCGAGCCGGGTGCCACGCCGGCACCGGAGGTGGAAGAGGAGATCTCCATTCGTCTCGTCGGTTCGGCTGCGCTGGCTGCCCTCACCCCTGAGGAGCCCCAGCGCCCGTGGTTCGGCTGGCGCATCGAACCGGAGCACTCGCTGGGCCTCTTCTGGCTCGACCGGTGCGAAGACACGCCCGGGTATCGGAGTGCTGTGGACGCCTTCTTCGAGGCCGTGCACAGCTCCGGGGTCCAGAAGGTGGCCATCGACGTCCGCCGGAACGGGGGCGGCAACTCCGCCGTCATGGACGCCTTCCTGAAGTACGTCCCAGCCGACGCCGTCCGAACCTACGGCGGCGAGATCCGCTTCTCGGCCCAGGCCGACGAGCAGCGAGGGTACACCCTCGTCACGCGCCTCGCCCACTGGTTCTCCCGTCTCGGGTCCCAGACCGTCCGCACGCCCCGGCCGCCGCGGCCCGAGCTGACGTTCGCCGGTGACTTGTACGTCCTCACCTCGGAGCACACCTTCAGCTCCGCCGTCTGGATCGCCACCGTCCTCAGCGACAACGGCCTGGCCACGGTGGTGGGCGAACCCACCGGCGGCGCCCCCTCGGGTTACGGTGACATCCTCAGCTTCACCCTCCCCGAGTCGGGACTACGCTTTACCGTCTCCCACAAGCGCTGGATCCGCCCGAACCCGGAACGGGACCCGGCCAATAGCCTGGTTCCAGACCATCTCGTTCCCACCACTGTGGAGGACATCCGCCTGCAGCGGGATCCCCAGCTGGAGTGGGTACGGGCGGCGGGCATCTGA
- a CDS encoding ABC transporter permease, with protein sequence MSAFRALLAMHLRLYLREPMGAFFTLVFPPAILVLFGVIYGNDPSPLFGGRGTIDVMVPAYLAMVVGTVGFFSVPVGTGSMREKGILRRFWATPLRPGTYLAADVTSDFLMTLAGVVLLIIVGRLVFDMRFDGVWWSAAAGFLLSAGAFLALGYLLASLASSSRTAMIAGMTLFYPMLFLSGATIPLEVMPARVQAWAAYLPLHYVVRLMRALWAGGRWSDQVLSVAVLAGILVVSTAVSARFFRWE encoded by the coding sequence ATGAGCGCTTTCCGCGCCCTGCTCGCCATGCACCTGCGGCTCTATCTCCGGGAGCCCATGGGTGCCTTCTTCACGCTGGTCTTTCCGCCGGCGATCCTGGTCCTCTTCGGTGTCATCTACGGAAACGATCCGTCCCCCCTCTTTGGCGGCCGCGGAACCATCGACGTCATGGTCCCCGCCTACCTGGCCATGGTCGTCGGCACGGTGGGCTTCTTCTCCGTACCGGTGGGCACGGGGTCGATGCGGGAGAAGGGCATCTTGCGCCGGTTCTGGGCGACGCCGCTCCGTCCCGGGACCTACCTGGCCGCCGACGTGACGTCGGACTTCCTCATGACCCTCGCCGGGGTCGTGCTGCTGATCATCGTCGGAAGGCTCGTCTTCGACATGCGCTTCGACGGCGTCTGGTGGAGCGCCGCCGCAGGGTTCCTCCTCAGCGCCGGCGCCTTCCTGGCCCTCGGCTACCTGCTCGCGAGCCTGGCCTCTTCGTCCCGTACGGCGATGATCGCGGGCATGACCCTCTTCTACCCCATGCTCTTCCTATCGGGCGCCACCATTCCCTTGGAAGTGATGCCCGCCCGGGTGCAGGCCTGGGCCGCCTACCTTCCCCTGCACTACGTCGTGCGGCTCATGCGGGCTCTCTGGGCCGGCGGCCGTTGGTCGGACCAGGTCCTGAGCGTCGCCGTGCTGGCCGGGATCCTGGTGGTCTCGACGGCGGTCTCCGCACGGTTCTTCCGCTGGGAGTGA
- a CDS encoding ABC transporter ATP-binding protein, which yields MSGVVIEVEDLRKAYGPVQAVDRISFSVAEGEIFGFVGPNGAGKTTTIECVEGLRRPDQGTIRVLGIDPHRDPYRLRPLVGMQLQQSEVPDLLRVHEVIGVFSALYPRSVNGDALLARVGLEHRRRARVGRLSGGEKQRLFIALALVSDPKVVFLDELTTGLDPHARRQMWNEVRRLREDGRTIVLSTHFMEEAERLCDRVAIVDRGRIVALDSPQDLIHRFGGGRRLVVEVAPEADVSGAVHALQALPEVAGVEHRGHELVVTGRERTLALRAVALLAEQHVPVVDVRTEQPTLDDIFVALTGRPMETEVSDARGVSEHGERSRGVAG from the coding sequence GTGTCAGGCGTCGTCATCGAGGTGGAAGACCTGCGCAAGGCGTACGGCCCCGTGCAGGCCGTGGACCGGATCTCCTTCTCCGTGGCCGAAGGGGAGATCTTCGGGTTCGTCGGACCGAACGGTGCCGGGAAGACGACGACGATCGAGTGCGTCGAGGGCTTGCGGCGACCCGACCAGGGAACCATCCGCGTCCTGGGCATCGACCCCCACCGGGACCCTTACCGGCTCCGGCCGCTGGTGGGGATGCAGCTCCAGCAGTCCGAGGTGCCCGATCTGCTGCGCGTGCACGAGGTGATCGGAGTCTTCTCCGCCCTGTACCCCCGCAGCGTGAACGGCGATGCGCTCCTGGCCCGGGTCGGGCTGGAGCACAGGCGGCGGGCTCGGGTCGGGCGGCTCTCCGGCGGGGAGAAGCAGCGACTCTTCATCGCGCTGGCGCTGGTGAGCGACCCGAAGGTGGTCTTCCTCGACGAGCTGACGACCGGCCTCGACCCGCACGCCCGCCGGCAGATGTGGAACGAGGTTCGAAGGCTGCGGGAAGACGGCCGCACCATCGTGCTCAGCACGCACTTCATGGAAGAGGCGGAGCGCCTCTGCGATCGGGTGGCCATCGTCGACCGCGGCCGGATCGTGGCGCTTGATTCGCCGCAGGATCTGATTCATCGGTTCGGCGGCGGGCGCAGGTTGGTCGTCGAAGTCGCCCCGGAGGCCGACGTGTCGGGGGCGGTCCATGCGCTCCAGGCCCTTCCCGAGGTCGCCGGCGTCGAGCACCGGGGTCACGAGCTGGTGGTTACGGGGAGAGAGAGGACCCTCGCCCTTCGGGCCGTCGCCCTGCTGGCCGAGCAGCACGTCCCCGTGGTCGACGTCCGCACCGAACAGCCCACGTTGGACGACATCTTCGTGGCCCTGACCGGACGCCCGATGGAGACCGAGGTAAGCGACGCGAGAGGCGTTTCGGAGCACGGGGAGAGATCAAGGGGGGTCGCCGGATGA
- a CDS encoding DUF6984 family protein, with product MGHSSYHKLPRELTHEEEQILQRLLTAVEFPGRPTLLEQAARARVSGECTCGCRSIELRVPDSVRKAEVKRRIPVEAEAEDQDHRTMHCLLHVVDGWIAELEIYRDDSKAIGRLPAPERLCVMSLDEDV from the coding sequence ATGGGACACAGCTCTTACCACAAGCTGCCCCGCGAACTCACCCACGAGGAAGAACAGATACTGCAGCGCCTCCTCACCGCAGTAGAGTTCCCAGGGCGCCCGACTCTCCTAGAACAAGCTGCACGGGCGCGTGTCTCTGGAGAGTGTACCTGCGGGTGCCGCAGCATTGAGCTGAGGGTACCGGACAGCGTCCGCAAAGCGGAGGTGAAGCGCCGCATTCCTGTCGAGGCTGAAGCGGAAGACCAGGACCATCGGACAATGCATTGCCTCTTACATGTCGTCGACGGGTGGATCGCCGAATTGGAGATCTACCGCGATGATTCGAAGGCCATCGGTAGACTGCCCGCACCCGAACGGTTGTGCGTGATGTCCTTGGACGAGGATGTGTAA
- a CDS encoding FAD-dependent oxidoreductase, with translation MQFDVAVVGGGAAGGSAAIFLAKAELKTLVLDNDKGQTRRAWIENHYGLAGGVSGPDLVDAGQRQAQRLGAEWEIGQVVEITREDGGFALKIEDGRRFEAKQVLLATGAAMSLAEALNLEFTDGRETRYPRVVKVDLDGRTSEPGIWAAGILAGASAHTIITAGHGAQVAVGLISETQGKRHVQHDALK, from the coding sequence GTGCAATTCGACGTAGCGGTCGTGGGAGGCGGCGCGGCTGGAGGCAGCGCCGCCATCTTCCTGGCCAAGGCAGAGCTCAAGACCCTGGTGCTCGACAACGACAAGGGGCAGACGCGCCGGGCCTGGATCGAAAACCACTACGGCCTTGCCGGCGGTGTCTCGGGCCCCGACCTCGTGGACGCAGGTCAAAGGCAGGCCCAAAGGCTGGGCGCGGAGTGGGAGATTGGCCAGGTGGTCGAGATCACCCGTGAAGACGGAGGCTTTGCCCTCAAGATCGAGGACGGCCGGCGCTTCGAGGCCAAGCAGGTCCTGCTCGCGACGGGCGCCGCGATGTCTTTGGCAGAGGCGCTCAACCTTGAGTTTACCGACGGCCGGGAGACCCGGTACCCGCGCGTGGTCAAGGTGGACCTGGACGGCCGCACGAGCGAGCCTGGCATCTGGGCGGCGGGTATCCTTGCCGGCGCCAGCGCCCATACGATCATCACGGCCGGGCACGGTGCACAGGTAGCCGTGGGACTCATCAGCGAGACGCAAGGAAAGAGACACGTCCAGCACGACGCCCTCAAGTAG
- a CDS encoding tripartite tricarboxylate transporter permease yields MEMVQNLIGGFATILSPGHVGWLLAGQLMGLLVGILPGVNASMGVAVLLPVIYGMGPLDALSFLIGIYFSAMIGGGITSILFGVPGTSTSAVLALDGHELARQGRGARALGLMAFGSWMGGTLGLVFLTALGPAIAAVALAFGPAEYFALMFFGLTLISALAADSPIKGLIAGLLGLLAGTVGIDPVSGVSRYTFGSAALLDGIEFIPVLVGLFAVSQVLVNVEKRRPLARVEGRLSGSLPSREDLRETRTPLVRGALIGSLVGALPGAGATVASFLSYAVEKTLSRKPQLFGKGALPGVAGPSAADNGAASTALIPLLTLGIPGSETTAVLVGALMILGIRPGPLLFTQQTELVWALFASLYLALIAGASLAIVGAPWLTQVLRVPAPILSAFILSMAFIGSYSVNNSMTDVWVMAGAGLIGYAMRKLDFPVAPVVLALVLGPMVEENFRQALLTSAGDPLVFLYRPISAALLLLAAVGVFVSLRMQARLRMQLRAGVEREAGSGVRG; encoded by the coding sequence ATGGAAATGGTGCAGAACCTGATCGGCGGCTTCGCGACGATTCTCTCGCCGGGCCATGTCGGCTGGCTCCTCGCAGGCCAGCTCATGGGATTGCTCGTGGGGATCCTGCCCGGGGTGAACGCCTCCATGGGGGTCGCGGTCCTCCTGCCGGTCATCTATGGCATGGGACCGCTGGACGCGCTCTCCTTCCTCATCGGGATCTACTTCTCCGCCATGATCGGAGGAGGCATCACGTCCATCCTCTTCGGCGTCCCAGGAACCTCCACGTCCGCGGTGCTTGCCCTCGACGGCCACGAGCTGGCGCGCCAGGGCCGCGGCGCCCGGGCCCTCGGCCTGATGGCGTTCGGCTCGTGGATGGGCGGAACCCTGGGGCTGGTCTTCCTTACGGCGCTCGGCCCGGCGATCGCCGCGGTCGCGCTGGCCTTCGGGCCTGCGGAGTACTTCGCCCTCATGTTCTTCGGGCTCACCCTGATCAGCGCCCTCGCCGCCGATTCCCCCATCAAGGGCCTCATCGCCGGCTTGCTCGGCCTCCTGGCGGGCACGGTCGGGATCGATCCGGTCTCCGGGGTCTCCCGCTACACCTTCGGGAGCGCCGCCCTGCTGGACGGCATCGAGTTCATCCCGGTCTTGGTCGGGCTCTTCGCCGTCTCCCAGGTCCTCGTCAACGTGGAGAAGCGCCGGCCGTTGGCTCGGGTCGAGGGGCGGCTGTCCGGGTCGCTGCCCAGCCGTGAGGACCTGCGCGAGACGCGGACCCCGCTCGTGCGCGGCGCGCTCATCGGGTCGCTGGTGGGGGCCCTTCCCGGTGCCGGCGCCACCGTGGCCTCGTTCCTGTCGTACGCGGTGGAGAAGACGCTCTCCCGAAAGCCACAGCTCTTCGGCAAGGGGGCGCTGCCCGGAGTTGCCGGGCCGTCCGCCGCGGACAACGGGGCGGCCAGCACCGCGCTCATCCCGCTCCTCACCCTGGGCATCCCGGGCTCCGAAACCACCGCCGTGCTCGTGGGGGCGCTGATGATCCTGGGGATCCGTCCGGGACCGTTGCTCTTCACCCAGCAGACGGAGCTGGTCTGGGCGCTCTTCGCCAGCCTCTACCTCGCTCTGATCGCCGGCGCCTCCCTGGCCATCGTCGGCGCCCCATGGCTCACCCAGGTGCTGCGCGTCCCGGCTCCGATCCTGAGCGCCTTCATCCTCTCCATGGCCTTCATCGGCTCCTACTCGGTGAACAACAGCATGACGGACGTCTGGGTGATGGCCGGGGCCGGCCTGATCGGGTATGCCATGCGGAAGCTCGACTTCCCCGTGGCGCCCGTAGTCCTGGCCCTGGTGCTGGGGCCGATGGTCGAGGAGAACTTCCGCCAGGCGCTCCTGACCTCGGCCGGCGATCCGCTCGTCTTCCTCTACCGCCCGATCTCCGCGGCGCTCCTCCTCCTGGCGGCGGTGGGGGTCTTCGTCTCCCTCCGGATGCAGGCCCGGCTCCGCATGCAGCTTCGGGCTGGGGTGGAGCGGGAGGCGGGGTCGGGGGTGAGGGGGTAG
- a CDS encoding tripartite tricarboxylate transporter TctB family protein produces MRLAERISGTVLIALALFWAWNAMHLRKPLFLAPGAIGPSAYPLLVSGALFALSGLLVWKSFGERRPAGTDDAGAGGKAPFSPGELREGVLPVAAAFLAYLLLLGVLGYILSTFLFIVAVGGLLRTRPGLSATAGMLVTAVLYGLFHLWLGVPLPRGPLGW; encoded by the coding sequence ATGCGCCTGGCGGAACGGATCAGCGGCACGGTCTTGATCGCCCTGGCCCTCTTCTGGGCCTGGAACGCGATGCACTTGAGGAAGCCTCTCTTTCTCGCTCCAGGAGCCATAGGCCCCTCCGCGTACCCCCTGCTGGTGAGCGGCGCCCTGTTCGCGCTGAGCGGCCTGCTGGTCTGGAAGAGCTTCGGGGAGCGGCGGCCGGCGGGGACCGACGACGCGGGGGCCGGCGGGAAGGCGCCCTTTTCACCAGGCGAGCTCAGAGAAGGGGTCCTGCCAGTGGCGGCTGCCTTCCTCGCCTATCTCCTGCTCCTCGGCGTGTTGGGTTACATCCTCTCCACGTTCCTCTTCATCGTCGCGGTGGGCGGCCTCCTGAGGACCCGCCCCGGCCTCTCGGCCACGGCCGGGATGCTCGTCACGGCGGTGCTCTATGGCCTCTTCCACCTGTGGCTGGGCGTCCCGCTCCCCCGCGGGCCGCTGGGATGGTAG
- a CDS encoding Bug family tripartite tricarboxylate transporter substrate binding protein, whose product MGFRTWTRHVTIAFLSLLIVSMLSAAGVSAAYPDHEIELVAWASPGGGSDLMVRTFAEAAKGIFPVPIYVTNRPGGAGATGMAYLAGRPADGYALLGVTNNLVFTPLTQPDVRYDASDFTPIIAFGIDAKVVAVASSSPFQTLADLVEAARAKPQSVRIATFGVGSDDHITGILLERAAGVRFQYVPFSGGGQQMASVLGGHVEATVTEINEVLSQIEAGNMRVLASATERRLGGFPNVPTMRELGYDVVVPKFRGIVVKKGTPADVVDYLIQASTQVVRTPRFQEYLKQNVIEPAEITGEDFEKLIADQVETFGAILKELASQ is encoded by the coding sequence ATGGGTTTTCGTACATGGACGCGACACGTCACGATCGCCTTCCTCTCCCTGCTGATCGTCTCGATGCTCTCGGCCGCCGGGGTTTCAGCCGCGTACCCTGACCATGAGATCGAGCTGGTCGCCTGGGCCAGCCCCGGGGGCGGCAGCGACCTGATGGTCCGCACCTTCGCCGAAGCGGCCAAGGGGATCTTCCCTGTGCCCATCTACGTCACCAACCGCCCAGGCGGTGCAGGCGCGACGGGTATGGCGTACCTCGCTGGGCGCCCGGCGGACGGGTACGCCCTGCTGGGCGTGACGAACAACCTCGTCTTCACGCCCCTGACGCAGCCGGACGTACGGTACGACGCGAGCGACTTCACCCCCATCATCGCCTTCGGAATCGACGCGAAGGTGGTCGCCGTCGCTTCCTCCAGCCCGTTCCAGACCCTGGCGGACCTGGTGGAAGCGGCCCGTGCCAAGCCCCAGAGCGTCCGTATCGCGACCTTCGGCGTGGGGTCCGACGACCACATCACCGGCATCCTTCTCGAGCGGGCAGCCGGCGTCCGTTTCCAGTACGTCCCCTTCAGCGGCGGCGGCCAGCAGATGGCTTCGGTCCTGGGCGGCCACGTGGAGGCGACGGTCACCGAGATCAACGAGGTCCTTTCCCAGATCGAGGCGGGCAACATGCGGGTGCTGGCCTCGGCCACGGAGCGACGGCTCGGTGGGTTCCCGAATGTCCCCACGATGCGCGAGCTCGGGTATGACGTGGTCGTCCCCAAGTTCCGCGGCATCGTGGTGAAGAAGGGGACCCCCGCCGATGTCGTGGATTACCTGATCCAGGCTTCCACGCAGGTGGTGCGCACCCCGCGCTTCCAGGAGTACCTGAAGCAGAACGTGATTGAGCCCGCTGAGATCACCGGCGAGGACTTCGAGAAGCTGATCGCAGACCAGGTGGAGACCTTCGGGGCCATCCTGAAGGAGCTGGCAAGTCAGTAG
- a CDS encoding GntR family transcriptional regulator, which yields MAVDDALTNRIYAELKREIQRGVLKPGDRLVERSIAEQKHVSRTPVREALRRLHHDGLAEHYPRRGIVVAALSMEEIDEIYALREALEGLAAREAAKRVGPTALEELHGFLRRMEVTAATGQVEEIRRLNSEYHDRIIGLSGMSHLARLVTQLRDRIEFYRRQSLSLEGRPDRTVEEHRLLLDTLKQGDPDLAEAAMRLHIRRARDAAHRALASGAYGAPQAAAGGMRKSRS from the coding sequence ATGGCGGTGGACGATGCTCTCACCAACCGTATCTACGCGGAGCTGAAGCGGGAGATCCAGCGCGGTGTGCTGAAACCAGGAGACCGGCTGGTGGAGCGGAGCATCGCGGAGCAGAAGCACGTCAGTCGGACTCCCGTTCGGGAGGCGCTCCGGCGCCTCCACCACGACGGGCTGGCCGAGCACTACCCCCGCCGTGGCATCGTCGTTGCTGCACTCTCCATGGAAGAGATCGACGAGATCTACGCGCTGCGAGAGGCGCTGGAAGGGCTCGCCGCGCGAGAGGCGGCGAAGCGGGTCGGTCCGACCGCCCTCGAGGAGCTCCACGGATTCCTGCGTCGCATGGAGGTCACGGCTGCGACCGGTCAAGTCGAGGAGATCCGGAGGCTCAACAGCGAGTACCACGACCGGATCATCGGGCTGAGCGGGATGAGCCACCTCGCCCGGCTCGTGACCCAGCTGCGCGACCGGATCGAGTTCTACAGGCGGCAGTCCCTGAGCCTCGAGGGGCGGCCGGACCGCACCGTGGAAGAACACCGGCTCCTGCTCGACACGTTGAAGCAGGGCGACCCGGACCTGGCAGAGGCGGCCATGAGGCTTCACATCCGTCGCGCGCGCGACGCCGCGCACCGGGCCCTGGCCTCGGGGGCCTATGGGGCCCCGCAAGCGGCAGCAGGCGGGATGCGCAAATCCCGGTCGTAG